A portion of the Luxibacter massiliensis genome contains these proteins:
- a CDS encoding SIS domain-containing protein encodes MGLEFFDKAKEIMEKLEETQGEHIHEAAGLISESIRNGGILQAFGSGHSYAGAIEVCGRAGGLIPSKVIKDKAEGMYESVEGNAPILMRTVDIQPNDIIILISNSGRNPMSIEMADYIKKKGNKLIVVTALEVSKNSTSRHSSGKLLYEFADVVLDNQSMFGDAALEIEGLDTRVCGTSSFSTCLLLQQTIYEAVKDMVEKGYEPPVYKSANIDGGREFNNILEQKYGDRIWHI; translated from the coding sequence ATGGGATTAGAATTTTTTGATAAGGCAAAAGAGATAATGGAGAAATTGGAGGAGACCCAGGGAGAGCATATCCATGAAGCGGCAGGTTTAATCTCTGAGTCCATTAGGAACGGCGGTATTTTGCAGGCATTTGGCAGCGGCCATTCCTATGCAGGGGCCATCGAGGTGTGCGGAAGGGCCGGAGGGCTGATTCCAAGCAAGGTGATTAAGGACAAGGCAGAGGGAATGTATGAGAGTGTGGAAGGCAATGCCCCCATTCTGATGCGTACAGTAGATATTCAGCCTAATGACATCATTATATTGATCTCAAATTCAGGGAGAAACCCTATGTCCATAGAAATGGCTGATTATATTAAGAAAAAGGGAAACAAGCTGATTGTTGTGACGGCCCTGGAAGTATCCAAAAATTCTACGTCCAGGCATTCCTCAGGAAAATTGCTCTATGAGTTTGCAGATGTTGTCCTGGATAACCAGTCAATGTTTGGGGACGCTGCCCTTGAGATAGAGGGGCTGGATACACGTGTATGCGGGACTTCTTCTTTCAGCACCTGCCTGCTTTTACAGCAGACAATTTATGAGGCTGTGAAGGATATGGTGGAAAAAGGGTACGAACCGCCGGTATATAAAAGTGCAAATATTGACGGTGGAAGAGAGTTCAATAATATCCTGGAGCAAAAATATGGGGATAGGATTTGGCATATCTAA
- a CDS encoding alpha-L-fucosidase, producing the protein MIYDDFSGRETWQMDMNYEWPEGYGSPEWFIQDRYGLFIHFGLFSAAARHEWVMTLEQIGREGYKKYFDHFNPDLFDAKAWARKAKEAGFKYAVLTAKHHEGFALWDTQLSDYKITNTAFKRDLIAEYAEAFRAEGLKVGLYFSLIDWYHPDFLVDGYHPERNNKEYIENHPGNMEEYRKFMHGQVRELLTGYGKIDYLWFDFSYANRDWGDSVGKGRQDWGSEELEKMILSLQPDIILNDRLDLGRGVGTPEQYQRNARMESGKKQLVWEACQTLNGSWGYDRDNLDWKSPEMVTKLLIDTVSKGGNLLLNIGPNARGEWDERTEDVLGQVSRWMRLHSKAIYNCGPSEYEAPADARFTQNGNRLYLHLFSWPYRTLLIEKLGGKVEYARLLNDSSEIKYIQDEGLSGKRKSHKDLNAEVTEIHIKDKFDDNALLVTLPVQRPNVLVPVIEFILKD; encoded by the coding sequence ATGATATATGATGATTTTTCAGGAAGGGAGACATGGCAGATGGACATGAACTACGAATGGCCGGAAGGCTACGGCAGTCCCGAATGGTTCATTCAGGATAGATATGGATTGTTTATACATTTCGGACTGTTTTCGGCAGCGGCCAGACATGAGTGGGTAATGACACTGGAACAAATAGGCAGGGAAGGGTATAAGAAATATTTTGACCATTTTAATCCGGATCTGTTTGACGCGAAAGCCTGGGCCAGAAAGGCAAAGGAGGCAGGGTTTAAATATGCCGTACTTACAGCAAAGCATCATGAGGGGTTTGCTTTGTGGGATACACAGCTCAGCGATTATAAGATTACAAATACAGCATTTAAAAGGGACCTGATAGCTGAGTATGCGGAGGCTTTCAGGGCAGAAGGGCTGAAAGTCGGACTTTATTTTTCGCTGATCGACTGGTATCACCCGGATTTTCTGGTAGATGGATACCATCCTGAGAGAAATAATAAAGAATATATTGAGAACCATCCGGGCAATATGGAGGAGTACAGGAAGTTTATGCATGGACAGGTGAGAGAGCTTCTGACTGGTTATGGCAAAATAGACTATCTGTGGTTTGATTTTTCCTATGCGAACAGAGACTGGGGAGATTCCGTAGGAAAAGGCAGACAAGACTGGGGATCTGAAGAGCTCGAAAAGATGATTCTTTCCCTGCAGCCAGATATTATCCTGAACGACCGCCTTGACCTTGGCAGAGGGGTCGGGACCCCGGAACAGTACCAAAGAAATGCGAGGATGGAAAGCGGCAAGAAGCAGCTTGTCTGGGAGGCATGCCAGACTCTCAATGGAAGCTGGGGGTATGACCGTGATAACCTGGACTGGAAATCACCAGAGATGGTGACAAAACTATTGATAGATACGGTGTCCAAAGGAGGCAACCTGCTTTTGAATATCGGGCCCAATGCCCGGGGAGAGTGGGATGAAAGGACAGAAGATGTACTGGGGCAGGTCAGCAGATGGATGAGGCTGCATTCAAAGGCAATTTATAACTGTGGCCCGAGTGAATATGAGGCGCCTGCTGACGCAAGATTTACACAGAATGGGAACCGCCTTTATCTCCACCTCTTTTCCTGGCCATACCGCACGCTCTTGATTGAAAAGCTGGGAGGAAAGGTAGAGTATGCACGACTGCTGAATGACAGTTCTGAAATTAAATATATTCAGGATGAGGGACTTTCAGGCAAGAGAAAATCCCATAAAGACCTGAATGCAGAGGTGACGGAGATTCATATCAAGGATAAGTTCGATGACAATGCCCTGCTTGTCACATTGCCTGTCCAAAGGCCGAATGTACTTGTCCCCGTGATTGAATTTATTTTAAAGGACTAG
- the nagA gene encoding N-acetylglucosamine-6-phosphate deacetylase — protein MKLLKNKRIYTGERVISDGYIRFGREIAEVGEMREFTAREEDQEIVSDGTILIPGFIDVHSHGGYGMDSMDASPEEISGMVNKMARNEGITTYFCTTMTQTYANIERAMENIGAAARMNPIIQGIHVEGPFISEVFKGAQDSSYIKKPDEKALEKWNELSGGLIRLVTYAPEEADAAFEQWCKEHAVVLSAGHSNAVYQELEHSQASHVTHLYNAQRGLKHREPGVTGFGMLMPQVKAEIICDGIHIVPEMVKLAYRVRGSEGIELITDSMRAKGMPEGLSELGGQKVYVKDGTARLEDGTIAGSVLTFDKAFRNMMEFTGAAPEEAVRMSSVNQAREFGLKKKGGLEEGMDADILVMDAEFGLMQTISLGSLA, from the coding sequence ATGAAACTGTTGAAAAATAAGAGGATTTATACAGGGGAACGTGTCATCTCTGACGGCTATATCCGTTTTGGCAGGGAGATAGCGGAAGTAGGAGAGATGAGGGAATTTACGGCAAGGGAAGAGGACCAGGAGATTGTGTCTGACGGGACAATTTTGATTCCAGGATTTATTGATGTGCACAGCCATGGCGGATATGGAATGGACAGCATGGATGCCAGTCCAGAAGAGATCAGCGGCATGGTGAATAAAATGGCCAGGAATGAAGGGATTACTACGTACTTCTGTACAACAATGACACAGACTTATGCTAATATTGAGAGGGCCATGGAGAATATTGGCGCCGCCGCAAGGATGAATCCTATTATACAGGGAATCCATGTCGAAGGGCCTTTTATTTCTGAGGTCTTTAAGGGGGCACAGGATTCTTCTTACATCAAAAAGCCGGATGAGAAGGCTTTAGAGAAATGGAATGAGCTAAGCGGTGGCCTGATACGGCTCGTCACCTACGCCCCGGAGGAGGCAGATGCTGCGTTCGAACAGTGGTGCAAGGAACATGCAGTTGTACTGAGCGCCGGGCATTCAAATGCAGTCTATCAGGAGCTGGAACACAGCCAGGCCAGCCATGTCACACATTTATATAATGCGCAGAGGGGATTAAAGCACAGAGAGCCAGGTGTGACAGGGTTTGGGATGCTGATGCCTCAGGTTAAAGCAGAAATAATTTGTGATGGTATCCATATAGTTCCTGAGATGGTGAAGCTGGCGTACCGGGTACGGGGAAGTGAAGGGATTGAACTAATTACAGATTCCATGCGTGCCAAAGGGATGCCGGAGGGTTTAAGTGAGCTTGGAGGGCAGAAAGTATATGTGAAAGATGGGACGGCCCGGCTTGAGGATGGCACCATTGCGGGCAGCGTGCTGACCTTTGATAAGGCTTTTAGAAATATGATGGAATTTACTGGCGCAGCGCCGGAGGAGGCAGTCAGGATGAGTTCCGTAAATCAGGCCCGGGAATTTGGGTTGAAGAAAAAAGGCGGATTGGAAGAAGGTATGGATGCGGATATTTTAGTGATGGATGCAGAATTTGGCCTTATGCAGACAATCAGTCTGGGGAGCCTGGCATAA
- a CDS encoding PTS mannose/fructose/sorbose transporter subunit IIAB produces MYYILASHGEYAKACKKSCEMITGDAPQFYVVTFTEDMTKESVEQAYKKILEEHGAGECQAIITDVPGGTPYNAAAPVIHENKNIALVSGLCLGMLIALNTGDTLASAMEQAKETIIGEGIKTDAAKAKEEKKAVSSEPVENNGIVNFRLDERLIHGQVATYWTRTLGATRIMVVGDEIVKDEIAKDALKAAVPAGLKLSVLTVENAAKRLNEGIYAGQRVFLIVNSPDSIVRLLDYGVKVKEVNIGNMGLKDGRKQVKKSVYCTDEEIQTLLSAEKKGVTVFAQMVPNDEKKRFASYINA; encoded by the coding sequence ATGTATTATATCCTTGCTTCACATGGAGAATATGCAAAGGCTTGTAAAAAGAGCTGTGAAATGATTACAGGAGATGCGCCGCAGTTTTATGTTGTCACCTTTACAGAGGACATGACAAAGGAATCTGTAGAGCAGGCTTACAAAAAAATCTTGGAGGAACATGGCGCCGGTGAATGCCAGGCAATCATCACAGACGTACCAGGAGGGACTCCTTACAACGCCGCTGCGCCAGTGATTCATGAAAATAAAAATATTGCCCTTGTATCGGGCCTTTGCTTAGGTATGCTGATTGCGCTGAATACGGGAGATACTCTGGCCAGCGCCATGGAACAGGCAAAGGAAACAATTATTGGAGAGGGCATAAAGACAGATGCAGCAAAAGCAAAGGAAGAAAAAAAGGCTGTATCCTCAGAACCAGTAGAAAACAACGGAATCGTGAACTTTAGGCTGGATGAACGTCTGATCCATGGGCAGGTGGCCACCTACTGGACACGTACTCTTGGGGCAACCAGAATTATGGTGGTTGGAGATGAGATTGTCAAGGACGAAATCGCAAAAGATGCTTTGAAGGCTGCGGTGCCGGCAGGGCTCAAACTAAGCGTCCTGACAGTGGAAAATGCTGCAAAAAGACTGAATGAAGGCATTTATGCGGGACAGAGAGTCTTTTTGATTGTAAACAGCCCCGATTCGATCGTAAGACTTTTAGATTACGGCGTGAAGGTAAAAGAAGTAAATATAGGCAACATGGGACTGAAAGACGGCAGAAAGCAAGTGAAAAAGTCGGTGTACTGCACAGATGAGGAAATACAGACACTCCTGTCTGCTGAGAAAAAGGGAGTCACCGTTTTCGCACAGATGGTGCCTAATGATGAAAAGAAAAGATTTGCATCTTATATAAATGCATAA
- a CDS encoding copper homeostasis protein CutC, producing MDKYVLEACTDCVESAIAAQEGGADRIELCSNLVIGGVTPGSALFKLVKKYTDIDIRVLLRPRYGDYCYNSYEFEQLKEEVQMYREYGAKGVVIGMLNPDGTLDTGRMAELIKAADGIDVALHRAFDVCVDPMEAMEQAASLGMKTILTGGQCGTAWEGRDLLASLEKKSRGRIEILAAGGIGAGPIEKLVPFTGITSYHMSGKIEVDSALKYRKEGASMGLPERDEYIIWKTSREKIREAREILEKQAAAL from the coding sequence ATGGATAAATATGTATTAGAAGCGTGTACAGACTGTGTAGAATCTGCCATTGCGGCACAGGAGGGAGGGGCAGACAGAATAGAACTGTGCAGTAATTTGGTAATTGGCGGGGTGACGCCGGGAAGCGCATTGTTTAAGCTGGTAAAAAAATATACAGATATAGATATACGTGTGCTGCTCAGGCCCCGGTATGGAGATTATTGTTATAACTCATACGAGTTTGAACAGTTAAAAGAGGAAGTGCAGATGTACCGGGAGTATGGGGCAAAAGGTGTGGTAATCGGGATGCTGAATCCAGACGGAACTCTAGATACAGGCAGAATGGCAGAGCTTATAAAGGCCGCAGATGGGATTGATGTGGCCCTCCACCGTGCATTTGATGTGTGTGTAGATCCAATGGAGGCCATGGAACAGGCAGCCAGCCTGGGAATGAAAACGATACTCACAGGCGGCCAGTGCGGCACGGCTTGGGAGGGAAGGGATTTGCTTGCCAGCCTGGAGAAAAAAAGCAGGGGAAGGATAGAAATACTGGCAGCAGGAGGGATAGGGGCAGGGCCCATAGAAAAATTAGTTCCGTTCACAGGGATTACCTCCTACCATATGTCTGGGAAAATAGAAGTAGACAGTGCCCTTAAATATAGAAAAGAGGGTGCAAGCATGGGACTTCCAGAAAGGGATGAGTATATTATATGGAAAACATCCCGGGAAAAGATCAGGGAGGCCAGGGAGATACTGGAAAAGCAGGCGGCAGCTTTATAA
- a CDS encoding GNAT family N-acetyltransferase, which produces MDDRVKKKTVEGLNRHISHSGIYINFEFRNIRPDEAGQAAEIERICFPPSQACSKKMMLERAKKAPELFLCAIHRGTGQMAGFLNGLSTDEHAFRDEFFIDAGLHNPNGKNIMLLGLDVLPEYRMQGLARELVCQYICREREKGRHMLLLTCLPSKIQMYEKMGFYDRGVADSDWGGSQWHEMSCILNM; this is translated from the coding sequence ATGGATGACAGAGTAAAAAAGAAAACAGTTGAAGGCTTAAACCGGCATATCTCCCATTCCGGGATATATATAAATTTTGAGTTTAGGAATATCCGTCCAGATGAGGCAGGGCAGGCTGCTGAGATAGAGAGGATCTGCTTTCCTCCCAGCCAGGCATGTTCAAAGAAAATGATGTTGGAGAGGGCAAAAAAGGCGCCGGAATTATTTTTGTGTGCAATTCACAGAGGCACGGGGCAAATGGCTGGGTTTCTCAATGGACTCTCTACAGATGAACATGCTTTCCGTGATGAGTTTTTTATAGATGCAGGCCTTCACAACCCAAATGGAAAAAATATTATGCTGCTTGGCCTGGATGTGCTTCCAGAGTACCGTATGCAGGGACTGGCCAGGGAACTGGTATGCCAGTACATCTGCAGAGAGAGGGAAAAAGGCAGGCATATGCTGCTGCTTACATGCCTTCCATCTAAGATACAGATGTATGAGAAAATGGGGTTTTATGACAGAGGCGTTGCTGACTCTGACTGGGGAGGCAGCCAGTGGCATGAAATGAGCTGTATATTGAATATGTAG
- a CDS encoding PTS mannose/fructose/sorbose/N-acetylgalactosamine transporter subunit IIC, with the protein MEIQMWQIIALTALAFFAICENLSTSVLVNHPVFIGTIAGIIMGDMKMGLAVGATLQLMILGVGTYGGSSMPDYMTGSIIGTAFAVASGKGMDFGIGLAVPVGLLMVQLDVLARFCNVFFAKRVEAAVERMDFKGIARNTWLGSLSWGLSRALPVFLMLIFGQNLVNIIVEYMPDWLMGGLTVAGGLLPAVGIAILLRYLPVKSYISYLLIGFFAAAYLSVPMVGVAILGAAMAVLAFKQYLEKNQKVAVVNTEAVQEGLLDGEFED; encoded by the coding sequence ATGGAAATTCAAATGTGGCAAATTATTGCATTGACAGCATTGGCATTCTTTGCAATTTGTGAAAACTTATCTACATCAGTACTGGTAAACCATCCTGTATTTATTGGGACGATTGCCGGGATTATCATGGGAGACATGAAAATGGGCCTGGCTGTTGGAGCAACATTGCAGCTTATGATCCTGGGGGTCGGCACATACGGCGGATCTTCTATGCCAGATTATATGACAGGGTCTATCATTGGTACAGCATTTGCAGTGGCTTCTGGAAAAGGAATGGATTTTGGTATCGGCTTGGCTGTCCCGGTAGGACTTTTGATGGTCCAGCTGGATGTCCTGGCAAGATTCTGTAATGTATTCTTTGCGAAAAGAGTGGAAGCTGCAGTAGAGAGAATGGATTTTAAAGGGATTGCCAGAAATACATGGCTGGGTTCTCTTTCCTGGGGACTTTCCAGGGCGCTTCCGGTATTCCTGATGCTGATTTTCGGACAAAATCTTGTCAATATTATTGTGGAATATATGCCGGACTGGCTGATGGGCGGCCTGACAGTGGCAGGCGGACTTCTCCCGGCAGTGGGTATTGCTATCCTGCTTAGATATCTTCCGGTCAAAAGTTATATATCTTATCTGTTAATCGGATTCTTTGCAGCCGCATACTTGAGCGTCCCTATGGTAGGCGTGGCAATTTTAGGCGCGGCAATGGCAGTTTTAGCATTTAAGCAATATCTGGAGAAAAATCAGAAAGTAGCTGTGGTAAATACAGAAGCAGTTCAGGAGGGATTGTTAGATGGAGAATTTGAAGACTAA
- a CDS encoding PTS system mannose/fructose/sorbose family transporter subunit IID produces the protein MENLKTNQEKITQQDIKRVSKRWIMASQITWNYEKMMGIGYLYAMLPILRKLYKKSDDLKEMMKNHMQFFNTTPHMGGLILGIDIATEESGGKDVKEAVNGIKTGLMGPFAGVGDTIFGVLLPTIFGSIAAYMGQNGNVTGVIIWLIVNLAVLLLRYLSTGIGYKEGTKLVTSAKDKLDALTHAATLLGITVVGALIPTVVKANIAANFKSGDVTLKGQEILDQIMPSLVPVLVVVGIYLLLGKKKMTSTKAVLIIMAASIIFYAIGFLG, from the coding sequence ATGGAGAATTTGAAGACTAATCAGGAAAAGATTACACAACAGGACATTAAGAGAGTCAGCAAGAGATGGATCATGGCATCTCAGATTACCTGGAATTATGAGAAAATGATGGGCATTGGCTACCTGTATGCCATGCTCCCGATCTTGAGGAAATTATATAAGAAGTCAGACGATTTAAAAGAAATGATGAAAAACCATATGCAGTTCTTTAACACTACACCTCATATGGGCGGATTGATTCTTGGAATCGATATTGCGACGGAAGAATCTGGCGGTAAGGATGTAAAGGAAGCTGTCAATGGTATCAAGACAGGTTTGATGGGCCCCTTTGCTGGTGTGGGCGACACAATTTTTGGTGTACTGCTTCCTACAATTTTTGGATCTATTGCTGCTTATATGGGGCAGAATGGAAATGTAACTGGAGTGATTATCTGGCTGATAGTAAACCTTGCAGTTTTGCTGCTCCGTTATCTTTCAACTGGAATCGGCTATAAAGAAGGTACGAAGCTGGTCACATCCGCTAAGGATAAACTGGATGCGCTGACCCATGCAGCAACACTGCTTGGTATTACAGTTGTGGGCGCCTTGATCCCTACAGTTGTTAAGGCGAATATAGCTGCTAATTTCAAATCCGGTGACGTAACTTTGAAAGGTCAGGAAATCTTGGATCAGATTATGCCAAGCCTGGTGCCTGTCCTTGTAGTTGTTGGAATCTACCTGTTGTTAGGTAAGAAGAAAATGACATCCACAAAAGCAGTTTTGATTATTATGGCAGCATCCATTATCTTCTACGCAATAGGATTTTTAGGATAA
- a CDS encoding IS1182 family transposase, translating into MRLNKILQKDYTLSSLYYQIKLPLDVEILIPADDPVRLLSAFVEGMELSDLYQTYGKIKKNQATPKQLFKIMVYASMNRIYSSRDIETACRRDINFMYLLEGKPVPDHATFARFISLHFAQCSKNILADVTEFLYSLGEISGKSIFIDGTKIESVANKYTFVWRKAVTKNQAKLLDKILVLVEECETLYGFRIVHNGNVSLHTLKRLRKKLYRIKQEEGILFSYGSGRRKTRLQKSLETLESYIAKLKEYNQKLHICGERNSYSKTDPDATFMRMKEDAMLNGQLKPAYNLQHGVDSEYITWLDISARPTDTRTLIPFLKDMECYLPFKYQEIVADAGYESEENYLFLEENGQLSYIKPQNYEISKTRKYRKNIGRMENMEYDKEADCYYCKNGQALTAQYEKKEKTASGYRRTVTVYRSSNCSGCPYKTECIKGNNCKTPMKDRQKVLYVSKKMKEKRRETLERITSDYGTQLRMNRSIQAEGSFANIKEDMGFRRYLYRGKANVTAQSILLAIGYNMNKLHHKIQGERTGQHLFPLKEHA; encoded by the coding sequence ATGCGACTAAATAAAATCTTACAGAAAGATTATACTCTATCTTCTCTGTATTATCAAATCAAACTTCCGCTGGATGTGGAGATTTTGATTCCAGCAGATGATCCGGTCCGCCTTCTGAGTGCATTTGTGGAGGGAATGGAACTCAGCGATCTTTATCAGACTTATGGAAAGATAAAGAAAAATCAGGCGACACCGAAGCAGCTGTTTAAGATCATGGTCTACGCCAGCATGAACCGAATCTATTCCAGCCGGGATATCGAAACCGCATGCCGCAGAGATATCAATTTCATGTATCTTTTGGAGGGAAAACCCGTACCTGATCACGCAACCTTTGCCCGTTTTATTTCTCTTCATTTCGCACAATGCTCAAAAAACATATTAGCCGATGTAACGGAATTCTTATATTCCCTTGGAGAAATCTCAGGAAAAAGTATCTTTATTGATGGGACAAAAATCGAATCCGTCGCGAACAAATATACTTTTGTCTGGAGAAAGGCTGTTACGAAAAATCAGGCAAAACTTTTGGATAAAATCCTTGTCCTCGTAGAAGAATGTGAAACTCTTTACGGATTCAGAATTGTTCATAATGGGAACGTTTCCCTTCACACTTTAAAAAGACTGCGTAAAAAACTTTACAGGATCAAGCAGGAGGAGGGGATTCTCTTTTCTTATGGATCCGGACGACGAAAAACTCGCCTTCAGAAATCATTAGAAACCCTGGAAAGTTACATAGCAAAACTGAAAGAATACAACCAAAAGCTCCATATCTGTGGAGAGCGCAACAGTTATTCCAAAACCGATCCAGATGCGACTTTTATGCGGATGAAGGAAGATGCGATGCTCAACGGGCAGCTCAAACCAGCGTATAATCTTCAGCATGGAGTGGATTCAGAATACATCACATGGCTGGATATCAGTGCACGGCCTACAGATACAAGAACACTGATCCCGTTTTTGAAAGATATGGAATGCTACCTTCCGTTTAAATATCAGGAGATTGTAGCGGATGCAGGATATGAAAGTGAAGAAAACTATCTGTTTTTGGAAGAGAATGGTCAGCTATCCTATATCAAACCGCAAAACTATGAGATTTCCAAAACCCGAAAATATCGGAAGAATATCGGACGTATGGAAAACATGGAGTATGATAAGGAAGCGGACTGTTATTACTGCAAAAATGGACAGGCGCTGACAGCCCAGTATGAGAAGAAAGAAAAGACAGCCAGCGGTTACCGGAGAACGGTTACCGTATATCGGAGCAGCAACTGCAGTGGATGTCCTTACAAAACCGAATGTATAAAGGGGAATAACTGTAAAACGCCAATGAAAGACCGCCAGAAAGTACTGTATGTTTCGAAAAAAATGAAAGAGAAACGCCGGGAGACACTGGAACGGATCACCAGTGATTACGGGACCCAGCTACGGATGAACCGAAGCATCCAGGCGGAAGGAAGTTTTGCAAACATCAAAGAGGATATGGGATTCAGACGATATCTGTATCGTGGGAAGGCAAATGTAACCGCCCAGAGTATCCTGTTGGCAATTGGATATAACATGAATAAACTTCACCATAAAATCCAGGGGGAAAGGACAGGTCAGCATTTATTTCCGCTCAAAGAACACGCCTGA